The genomic stretch TGCTACAGGTATCATGGAAGCAAATTCAGCATAGCATAAACCGGCAAAACAACAACCGATTGCCGCTATGGCAAAAGATAAAGTAATGGCAGGACCTGTGTATCCTGCGGCCACTGTTCCGGTGATGGAAAATAATCCGGCACCGATGATAACACCTACTCCTAATGCGATTAAGCTCCATGGTCCCAAGACTCTTTTCAGGGTCTTGTTTCCAGACTCATAGGCTTCGGCTTGTAATGCAGCAAAAGGTTTCTTGATAAATAATCCCATATCTTTTTACAACGTACTTAGTGATAATTGTGTGCAAAGGTACGGATAACTGCTATGAATTACAAGCTATAAGTAAAGGCTATAACGATTATTCAAGATATTTCGTTATTCTTCCACTTAGTTGGAGCAGGGAAATTTCACAGACTTTGGTGTTATATTCAGCAGATAAAATACGTTCTTCCGCATCAAGCAGACTCTTTTGGGCTTCACGCATCTCGATACCGGAGAGATCTCCCAGCAGATAACGTTCTTTGGCTATTTCATGGTTTTCACGGGCGGCAACCAGATTTTGGCGTTCCAAATTTAATAAACGTAAATTATTGCGATAGGCTTGCCACAGATTGCTTAAATCTGCTTTCAAACCCAATTCCAGTTGTTCTCTTTCCAGTTGCGAGTTACGTATTTGCAGGCTGGCATTGCGCTTTTCACGGCGACGGTTACCATCCCATAGGTTAATGCCTACGGTAATTCCTCCGTTTAGTCCCCAATTGCTTCTCCGGCTGGTGGCGTTTGTTTCATATTTGTTGAATGTATAGCCATAACCGGCGTTCAATTTCACATAGGGATAATTACGGGATAGAACCTGACGGTAATCCAATTGGGCAATTGTTGTATTTTGATCAGCTTTCAGCAGGTTGGCATTCGTCTTAAGGGTGGATTCCCATAATTCATCATAATTCAGCGCGTCATTCACTGTTATGATAGAGTCATTGACACGTAGCGGCCGGTTGACTTCCTGTACAGCCATTAACTCGTTCAGGTTGATACGTGAGGTAACCACCAGTTCTTGTTGTTTCATATATTGTGCACTGTCTGCATTGAAGTCCACTTTGG from Phocaeicola dorei encodes the following:
- a CDS encoding TolC family protein; protein product: MKRIIITLCICTAWVASTYAQYPYTLKKCLEEGLANNYSIRITRNEEQISHNNATLANAGYLPTVDLSAGYTGTLDNTDTKSRSTGTTASERNIYDQTLKAGLDVNWTLFDGFNISTTYKKLKELEHQGETNTRITLEDFIAGLTAEYYNYVQQEIRLKNFLYAVSLSKERLRIVEERYHIGNFSRLDYQQAKVDFNADSAQYMKQQELVVTSRINLNELMAVQEVNRPLRVNDSIITVNDALNYDELWESTLKTNANLLKADQNTTIAQLDYRQVLSRNYPYVKLNAGYGYTFNKYETNATSRRSNWGLNGGITVGINLWDGNRRREKRNASLQIRNSQLEREQLELGLKADLSNLWQAYRNNLRLLNLERQNLVAARENHEIAKERYLLGDLSGIEMREAQKSLLDAEERILSAEYNTKVCEISLLQLSGRITKYLE